A genomic region of Vampirovibrio chlorellavorus contains the following coding sequences:
- the trmFO gene encoding methylenetetrahydrofolate--tRNA-(uracil(54)-C(5))-methyltransferase (FADH(2)-oxidizing) TrmFO: protein MSSTKPIHIIGAGLAGCEAALQLAKRGFEVFLYDQKPEHCSPAHHSKTLAEIVCSNSFGSVNNEESASASGLLKDEMSALDCELLKIARAVAVPAGKALAVDREAFTQKVTETVKAHPRIHFICQNVTEIPDEGWVLIATGPMTSPELAEAVAKRLKRDQLYFFDAAAPILTKDSIDFDIAFFQDRYNAGAEGKTEDPGSYINCPLEKADYEALVDILLNGEKTELKTFEKESACFFESCMPVEIMAARGPQTLRYGPMKPVGITNPRTGRWPYAVVQLRQDNAEGTLYNMVGFQTNLKWGTQKQMIQMIPGLAEANVVRYGVMHRNTYIHSPEVLLPTLQLREHPHILFAGQLTGTEGYTESVATGMFAAINIARLHQGQQAVIPPAETMLGALLRYITRPEAIHQNFQPINSNWGILPELPEGSFPRKNKKARNQLYVQRSMAAVQNWRQEALD from the coding sequence GTGTCATCCACAAAACCCATACACATCATCGGCGCCGGACTGGCAGGTTGCGAAGCCGCTCTGCAACTGGCCAAACGTGGATTCGAGGTCTTTTTATACGACCAAAAGCCCGAACATTGTTCCCCCGCTCATCACAGCAAAACGTTGGCGGAAATCGTATGCAGTAACAGCTTTGGCTCGGTCAATAATGAGGAAAGCGCCTCAGCGAGCGGCCTGTTAAAAGATGAAATGAGCGCCCTGGATTGCGAATTGCTAAAAATCGCCCGTGCTGTGGCGGTACCGGCGGGCAAGGCCCTGGCCGTGGATCGGGAAGCCTTTACCCAGAAAGTGACCGAGACCGTCAAAGCCCATCCCCGGATTCACTTCATCTGCCAGAACGTTACGGAAATTCCGGATGAGGGCTGGGTACTGATTGCCACCGGCCCCATGACCTCACCGGAACTGGCGGAAGCCGTTGCCAAGCGGCTCAAACGAGACCAACTGTACTTCTTTGATGCCGCCGCGCCCATTCTCACCAAGGACTCTATCGACTTTGACATCGCCTTCTTTCAGGACCGATACAACGCCGGTGCGGAAGGCAAAACCGAGGACCCGGGCAGCTACATCAACTGTCCCCTGGAGAAAGCGGATTATGAAGCCCTGGTAGATATTTTGCTGAACGGTGAGAAAACAGAACTGAAAACCTTTGAGAAAGAATCCGCCTGCTTTTTTGAAAGCTGTATGCCGGTAGAGATCATGGCCGCCCGTGGTCCGCAAACACTCCGCTACGGGCCCATGAAACCCGTGGGTATCACCAATCCCCGCACCGGACGCTGGCCTTATGCCGTGGTGCAACTGCGACAGGACAACGCCGAGGGCACCTTGTACAACATGGTGGGTTTCCAGACCAATTTGAAATGGGGCACCCAAAAGCAAATGATACAGATGATCCCCGGGTTGGCCGAAGCCAACGTGGTGCGCTACGGTGTAATGCACCGTAATACCTACATCCACAGCCCCGAAGTGCTGCTGCCCACGCTCCAGCTCAGGGAACATCCGCACATTTTATTTGCCGGCCAGCTCACAGGCACGGAAGGATACACGGAATCCGTGGCCACAGGCATGTTTGCCGCAATAAACATTGCCCGCCTGCACCAGGGACAGCAAGCCGTTATTCCCCCCGCGGAGACTATGCTGGGCGCATTGCTGCGCTATATCACCCGTCCGGAAGCCATTCACCAGAACTTTCAACCCATTAACAGCAACTGGGGCATCCTCCCGGAATTACCAGAGGGTTCCTTTCCCCGGAAAAACAAAAAAGCCAGAAACCAGCTCTATGTTCAGCGCAGCATGGCAGCAGTTCAAAACTGGCGGCAGGAAGCGCTGGACTAG